CTAAAAGTACTTCCAAATCATTTTACGAAAAGAAATGTAATGACATGCTTTTGACCGTTTTTactattttctgtcatgtgatGTTCAAAGACAGCCTCCATGGAGTCCCGCTTAACAGACTGCTAACAGTGCTGCAGTCGTTTCGGGAGCTGCGCTATAGAGATCGTGCCCTGTTTACGTCCATCTCCGACTACATCGCCTCCACAGTAGACATATGGTCCCAAAAGGAGGTACCGCACCCGACACACTGCATTACACAATACGCAATATCATAATCACTTTATAACATGATCAAATCTATCCTCACTTATCTCCCTGCCCAGGTCATCCTCTTCCTGTCCGTGTTTGAGAGCCTCGCCTTTTGTCCCGCAGCCTTAATGGCAGCATTTGCTGAGAAAGTCATCACCAACCCGGACGCTCTGACGCTTAAAGACCTTCTCTGTGTCCTCAAGGTGTACTCCTCTCTTAACTGTGACCTGCAGCAAAACAGAGAGCAGTAGGTTCTtccttacattttcattttaattatgCCAACTTATAGAGCTCACCGGTATATAAGTCGCACCCACGAAATGTAAAgcgaaaaaaagatttgtacatatacagtggtgtttgcccccttcctgatttgttattttttgcatgtttgtcacacttacatgtttcagatcatcaaacaaatttaaatattagtcaatgacaacacaagatgcagtttttaggtttttattattaaaggagattttaaaaatccaaagctacatggccctgtgtgaaaaagtgattgccccctaaagctaataacttgttgggccccccttagcagcaacaactgcaatcaagcgtttgtgataacttgcaatgagcctcttccagcgctggggaggaatttagcagaattgttgtcattcagccacattggaggcttttcctttttaaggtcatgccacagcatctcaataggattcaggtcaggacttggactagaccactccaaagtcttcatccattcagaggtggacttgctggtgtgttttggatcattgtcctgctgcagaacccaagttgctttcagcttgaggtcaccaacagatggccggacattctccttcagcacaattcatgcttctatttatcacagcaagtcttccaggtcctgaagaccatcacactaccaccaccatattttactgttgctatgatgttctttttctgaaatacagcattacttttacgccagatgtaatgggacacacaccttccaaaaagttaaacttttgtctcgtcagaccacagagtattttcccaaaggtcttggggatcatcaagacgttttctggcaaaactgagacgagccttaatgttgtttttgttcagcagtggttttggtcttggaactctgtcatgcaggccgtttttgcccagcgtctttcttatggtggagtcatgaacactgaccttaactgaggcaagtgaggcctgcagttctttggatgttgttgtggggtctttgatgagtcgtcgctgcgctcttggagtcattttggttggccgaccactctTGGGAAGGAGATAATCTCTCACTGTgattcactggagtcccaaagctttagaattggttttataaccttttcgaGGCTCGTAGATCTCAATCttagttaagttatgttttaaagggatagtttggattttttgacatgaagttgtataagTTTACGCCCCATCtacagtgtagtacatcaacagtgaaacagtgaaatcagtggtattgcaGATCACTAATGTCTAGGGCTCGTGCACGCAACGCGAAACGGCTGCTCCGAAGCAGACAAGATGTTGCGAGATCGTAACGCGAccacaaattagccgcatcgctgtgtaagctgcagggttcaaagcgtgagtaaagtaaaagtagcggcttatacaccagaaatgagGTCGACAATGTGTTGTCTCTTGTAGCAGCAGAAACTTGTGTACTGGCCTCAAAGAGTGGGTTGAAAAGGTCTCTCCCCTGGTGCTGTTCCAGGTTCCTGCAAAGTGTCAGCCAGGCTGTGGACGCCTACCTGCCCAAGATGTCTGCTTATGACTTGTTAAAGACTTGCTATTATCTCTGCCTTCTTGGCCACTTCCCATCTGCACCACTGGAGAAACTTCTGCAGGGCAGCACACTGGAAGTCCTGAGAAGCAGAGGTATTATAGCCGaaatgtatccatccatccagttaaTAAATGATTCCTGTTTTTAATCTCAATTCCTCTACAGCAGAGAAGCAGCACAGGAGACAGGAACACATGTTTCAGACGGTGCACCTGTGCCTCCACCTGGACCAGCCTGTCCTGCCTCGGCCACTGAGTGTCCCACCACCTATGTTGGGAGACGTGCCGGCCAACGATCCACCAGTCAAACTCTTGCAGCTCCTGCCGCAGGTGTTAGGTGACCGAGCAGATGTAGCGCTACAAGAAATGGTGGTGGCGGAGAACCTCTACTTCATAGGTAACAGAAGATGCGTTATTGACTTAATGGCTTGTCTTATTCTAAATGACTTCATGGCAAGCATTGTATTCTCTTCAAAAGGGTGTCAACGTAATGTGTGATGACTGATTGGTAGGTGAATTTTTTACCCTTAATGATGTATTTGAACCGTTCTTTTCACCCCTATGTGTTTCATATCGTTTACTGCCACATTAATTGTTCATTTTATTAGACAAGACTTTGTGTACAAGTTACAACAAATAGGGACGCACAATTTCTTTTGCAAGCCAATACCAATACCTtcttgcttctcaagaccgataacCAATAACTTATTTATAGCTAGAAATGGTTAAACAGGACCTATTATACtgatttttttgcctttgtgttgagttctggactccaaTAGAGCAGCTAAGATAAGATAgaatatgcctttattagtcccacaaagGGAAATTTCTGGTAACGCACACAGAAAGCTttgtagatcttccagactctgcacctcttcctgcagtgtttcctgcctcccgtccaaacggtctgtgtaatttactccacccctggCCTTCCTCCGGGTACGCCTCCCGCTGAGCCCactctgctgtgattggtcacacccCCGAGCGCTACCAAGGACCTATGGACAGCTgctgaaccccttttgtccgattacttacacaaaataaacgcaGTCAGGACACTGATACATTGTTACTTactgcttgctcttctgactcttcaacacggccAAGTAATGtcggaaaggcgtcggacttcagcagcAGTTTGGCGGATATTCctgcttcgtattggcccatgtccacaaaacagtcccgtgtgaagtggcgttgacagatgagcGTATTTTTCTCtcgctggccgggaatcagcaactccaaacaCTCCTGCCTGATGCTCGCCTCTTTCggcacaccccaacaaacatttcctgggagccattgctaacaccgtgaacagagcggGCGTGCTGGGCATgtccatataaggaagtccgggttgtaTTGTtgtcaatggaactcggtgttaaaaaaaacaccgcgtgcagagccgtccagaactgctttcaggtctcacttccaaatgagcAAAGCTCATTATCTGACACGTTGGCATTGTTTAACACgaaaatacaacattgtaacgacatttataggtcaggaaagaggaaaagcataagaGGTCCCCTTTCAAATTTATAAAAAatctgtacctgtagatttgtcctaaccaTGACATCACTCTTATTAACAAAGCAACTGCGAGAGGTCGCACACGATCGCCGCCACGTTTGCTTacgagtgagctcaggggaagtcaCGACAGGCCGTTCGCAGCACATCACAGAAAAGGCGTGATTGATTTGCTTAGCCtaacacacctacagcacagtacggACATCTGGTTCGGGCATAttttcagggcacgtccgatcggtcggaggcctcggggaagacccaggacatgttggaggctgtctctcaactggcctgggaaccccttgggatccgccgggaggagctggacgaagtagcaaggagtagggaagtctgggcttccctcctTAGGCCgctacccccgcgacccgacctcggacaGGTGGAAGATGATGGGTGAATATGGTGTACGTAAAGTGATGACATAGCTccataccttttatctttggCCCTTCTCTCTCTATCCTTGGTTTTCGAAATTGTTCACCCTATGGCTgtacttttctcttttttgcgATGTTTTGTTGCCACTTAATCATCATCCCCCACTGTCGACACCTCAATttgcagtcaaggctaaaccaactcatattgACTCACAAACGGCGCGTTTTTGCACcgaaataacatacagtatgttagagACTCTTGGCCTGCATAGGGTGCCCGTCAGACACATATCCTGACGTGATGTGCACATAAGCgctgaacacaaataaatatgaatctgTTTTCCCCACTAATCCACAAGGCACCCCCGAGAAAATGCAGGCATTTAATCTAAATCGTTGGATAGGTGGTGTTGAAGGTTCCAGAATGTCTTTAAACGTGACATTACAGCACGATGAACTCCTCCGTAGTGAGCATGAGTGTCAGCTGCTGGTAGTTTCTCTTAGGCAGCATAAAAGAATGCAAATACCGTAGTTTGACAGCACTCATTGAATGGACCAGTACTCCCAACAATGAGACAATCCACTGGACGGTTCATTTGATGTAAGTAGAAGTTATGAGAAGGTGTCACCACCTTGCCAACGTGTGGAAAACTACCCTGGAATCCTATTGATTTTGTGGACCATGCTTAAAAGCCGAGTCTGTGCCAGGAAACCAACCAATTGAAATGAACTCTGTGCCAAGAAGAGTGGTCAAATATCCAGCCAGAATTACACCAAAAGCTTGTTGATGGCTACAAAAAGCATCTAGTCAAGGTGACTCTTGCAAAGCGACATTTAGCTTCTGTTTGTGcacccatttcttgtttttaaaagtcaCTGAAGATGTGCgtactgtattttgtgtaaTCGCTCCATCCTGGCCAAAGAGCGGTTCAAGTAAATCATTAAGATGCCAAAATGAATGGCATTCATgcccattgtgtgtgtgtaaacttcCGACTGCAACTGTATGCTTGTTAAATGCATGATGTATTCTTGAATAGCAAGCATTATTTCTGTGTTGTCTGTCAGATGCTGTGATCAGCAAACCTGTGGCAAACCAAAGTGAGGAAGCGTGTTCACAAGCAGAGCAAACAGAAAGGTAAGTGGGGAGGGGGAAAACGAAGAAGTTCTCGTTGCACAAGCTTTTTTCAGTATTGGACCTGGCTGTCACGGTTGTAGAATTGCAGTGCTGTGCCCGGCTCCGTCTGCTTTCTGCTTCGGTACATCTACACCTCGCGGCCCGCTGGCTGTCAAACTTCGCCATCTGAAGGTTTTAGGATATTTTCCTATTTTGGTAAGATTCTCTTTCCGAAACACAAGGGATGACttgatttttgtaaaaaaaaaaaatgtaattttctttAAGTTAAAAACTTACTTCACCAAATATGCCAAAGGCTTTTGTGTTCTTAACCTCTTCTTGCTCCAGATAACAGAACAGGAGTTGAAGTCGGAGGAGGAGGCAGCAGAGCTTCTCAGGGCACAGATCTTTCCAGGCAGGCAAACCCTGAGCTCGACGACCAGCACCTGATCATTCATCGCACAGAGGTTGACATGTTGAGCATGACCTGTGACTTCACTTCTCTGATTCTGTGGTTGTGCTTGATCCCATGAGAGTATTTTGTATGCTGCATTTTAACCATTTCATGGACGAAAAGCTGAGATATTAAACTTTGATGTGCCCAAATCATTTCTGTATGTTAGACTTTTTTGTCCAGTCAGATTTCAGCTttaatgtgttgccatgtcaatccaatctgcccagggccttcagaatcagtggTGCAGgccatgtcacttaaacactattgGCAGTTAGGCaatgtttctttaaccaatcggATTTCAGCACCAGCTAGCTGGCCTACAATAACTGGAgcagttatttttaaaaacaatgacatttcTGTAATTTCAAAATGATATAAATACGCCCCTACTAATACAGTATTTGGTTGAATGGCCTTTCCGTGACTTTCATCTCAACCAGATGCTTTTTGTAGCCCTCAACAAGCTTCCGGCTGGCTGGATATTTGACCACTTTTCTTGGCACAATTAGTGGAGTTCATTTaaatgggttgttttttttatggatcTATTAGCTTGGTTGATGTCAGCTTTGGGAAAGTCATTCCAGAAGCTTAATGGTAGCCTGCTTTATCCATTCCATAAacacttgatgttttttttctatggtAAATTCTGACacaaaagttttatggactgatgaattTTTGAGGCTCACGTCTGTACTTTTTGCTcatgagtggtttgcatctgcTGGTGTAGCCATTGTTGTACTTTTGTTGATGAATTCTTCTATGAATAATAGATAGTGTCACCTTCACGCATGCCCTCACCAACAGTTgttttagggcaggggtgcccGTTAGTTTAGATCTGAtatgttttccaagtgttcctctaattttctttgagcagtatatatactttctatatttatagttggAGGTAGATCTTCTGTTTCCCTTGGTCTACCAGTTCCACGTCTGTTACTTAGTACACCAGTGCAAATAATTGCTTGTTTTGCACCCATTGACAGCTaactggttttcatgttgttttcacctctaaatgcagcccacacaggcaaaacctataccacccaatctgaaactgagcgtagacatAGGGTACTATTTATTGACTGAACAAACAGTGCAATAGGACCCTCCTGGGcagcaaaacacacctgtcagtctcATGTTCCAGTACTTTTGTAAACCAAAAATGCCATCTTCAAAGTTGTGCATCCGATCtagatgtaaatacctggaaataaaagctgaaatgttgcagtcatattcttttttttttatgtcaaaccCAAACGGTACACTGTGTAAACCGTTTACGCATAGTGTACTACAGCGACACCAACTACCAGCAACATATTCTTTGTGTGGTGAGCATACTTGGTGAATAAAGATGATTTTAGTTTTTCTCGTCGGCAAAACCAACACAGTAGCTGTTTTGTGACGCAGCCACATCTGCAAGAAGCCTAAGGAAGGGGAAACTTGAGGTAGAAACAGGAAACGGTGCAGGTTGTTATTGTTTCATTCTGATCTTGAGTGTACAGTCTCAAATGCGAACAGCTTCTACACGCACTGCAGTCAATAGAAATGTGTGAGCGAAGGTGTGTGAACTTGTGGTTACAatatttcattgcatggtataactgctgttgtactatgcacatgacaataaaactctcttgaatcttgaatcttgaatatttgaAGACCACCGCCACCCCCCACCACTCCAAGTGTGGTTGCTGCCGTACATTTAAACCTCCTGTTTCGGCCACAGAGTGTTAGACAAAGGTAgtcagtttatttttattttccacaatcTCAGCTGCGGTTTCTGCAATACAACAAATTGCTCCAAAGAAACAAACCCTCATAGCACACAATCATAGCATGAAGTTGTACTTATAGAGTGTTTGACTAAAGGAAATGTCTCAGAAGGTCTGAGGTCTGGGGTTCCTTAAGGCTCTCTGCTGCCGACTGTGTTAATGTAGTCATTCTGGAAATTTACCTGCCAGGCGCTGGCCTGCAAATATGTCACAGACATTGTTGAATGCACGGGTGATAGCACACAAGAGTAATAATGAAATGTGTCAATCATCATCTGCCTTGGTGCTCTATGAACCGCATCCTTTGCGCATTTGCGTAGAATGCACCCCCTtggtaacggatgccagctgcgCAAAAGTGCATTGGTAAGCCTCACTCCCTCGCGCCTTAAAGGTCACGCTGGACATCGAGTCGACAGCTGAGGCTTTTAGCTCAATGCTCAGCGCTTTTGACTCTCATTCGGTGGACAGTGATTTGTGTGCAGGTGACAGTGATAGGGAATGAAACGGGGAATAGTAACACATTTTATTCTTCCTCTTACCCTTTTGATGCCAGcaatgatggtgatggtgatgctGTAGACACAAAGAATCCCGAGCACAGCGATCAAAATCCAGAGGAGTTCATTGCTCAGATGTGTTTTAACACCGCTGTCCTGGCACTGGTGACCTAAGAGAACATTGGTGAATATCTTTACTGTATTATACACTAGTGTGAAaccgtgtttgcccccttcctgatttcttatttttttgcacgtttgtcacacttaaatgtttcagatcatcaaacaaatgtaaatattagtcaatgacaacacaactgaacacaaaatgcagtttttaaatgaaactttttattaagggagaaaaaaatccaaagcttcatgtccctgtgtgaaaaagtgattgccccctaaagctaataagtggttggccccccttagcagcaacaactgcaatcaagcgtttgtgataacttgcaatgagtctcttccagcgctgtggaggaatttagcagaattgttgtcattcagccacattggaggcttttcctttttaaggtcatgccacagcatctcaataggattcaggtcaggacttggactagaccactccaaagtcttcatccattcagaggtggacttgctggtgtgttttggatcattgtcctgctgcagaacccaagttgctttcagcttgaggtcaccaacagatggccggacattctccttcagcacaattcatgcttccatttatcacagcaagtcttcctgaagcagcaaaatagccccagaccatcacactaccaccaccatattttactgttgctatgatgtccttttttctgaaatgcggcgttacttttacgccagatgtaatgggacacacaccttccaaaaagtttaacttttgtctcgtcagaccacagagtattttcccaaaggtcttggggatcatcaagatgttttctggccttaatgttgtttttgttcagcagtggttttggtcttggaactctgccatgcaggccgtttttgcacAGTGTCttccttatggtggagtcatgaacactgaccttaactgaggcaagtgaggcctgcagttctttggatgttattgtggggcttttggatgagtcgtcgctgcgctcttggggccattttggttggccggccactcctgggaatgttcaccactgttccatgttagcgccatttgtggataatggctctcactgtgttttgctggagtcccaaagctttagaaatggctttataaccttttccagactgatagatctcaattaatagcagttaagttatgttttaatggggggcaatcacttttgcacacaggcccatgtaggtttggattttttttctctcccttaataataaaaagtttaatttaaaaactgcattttgtgttgagttgtgtcgtcattgactgatttttgcatttgtttgatgacctgaaacatttaagtgta
Above is a genomic segment from Dunckerocampus dactyliophorus isolate RoL2022-P2 chromosome 1, RoL_Ddac_1.1, whole genome shotgun sequence containing:
- the fastkd2 gene encoding FAST kinase domain-containing protein 2, mitochondrial isoform X2, which produces MRRSLHYCISQWKQYSLVSASAKNSSLWNLQLVHTHGTRQTQTRMVASLNSAERFHSQGCSLGPEKKEHLANPLVGAPAPNELQSHASQTHRSSLFLEHLQHCGSPSDVLDLTCEYTPRQVSNCLMQMWASIKKMSDEKRRCELQLMFEHPAFEMLLQNAMMNVGSIRNDSMAYSLLAMVNLGVPQRSRVVHVYLRTCQEKLNDFDEKSLSILSSVLEVMESSPNVDALKHGLRMVIATRLPQITNVVALQTAMRLLGKDTSLDLKRKLEQKALSMTDQFSPPNTQYMISTMAKMGFYSKPLLQICSEKIADSLHGVPLNRLLTVLQSFRELRYRDRALFTSISDYIASTVDIWSQKEVILFLSVFESLAFCPAALMAAFAEKVITNPDALTLKDLLCVLKVYSSLNCDLQQNREQFLQSVSQAVDAYLPKMSAYDLLKTCYYLCLLGHFPSAPLEKLLQGSTLEVLRSREKQHRRQEHMFQTVHLCLHLDQPVLPRPLSVPPPMLGDVPANDPPVKLLQLLPQVLGDRADVALQEMVVAENLYFIDAVISKPVANQSEEACSQAEQTERIAVLCPAPSAFCFGTSTPRGPLAVKLRHLKVLGYFPILITEQELKSEEEAAELLRAQIFPGRQTLSSTTST
- the fastkd2 gene encoding FAST kinase domain-containing protein 2, mitochondrial isoform X1, which translates into the protein MRRSLHYCISQWKQYSLVSASAKNSSLWNLQLVHTHGTRQTQTRMVASLNSAERFHSQGCSLGPEKKEHLANPLVGAPAPNELQSHASQTHRSSLFLEHLQHCGSPSDVLDLTCEYTPRQVSNCLMQMWASIKKMSDEKRRCELQLMFEHPAFEMLLQNAMMNVGSIRNDSMAYSLLAMVNLGVPQRSRVVHVYLRTCQEKLNDFDEKSLSILSSVLEVMESSPNVDALKHGLRMVIATRLPQITNVVALQTAMRLLGKDTSLDLKRKLEQKALSMTDQFSPPNTQYMISTMAKMGFYSKPLLQICSEKIADSLHGVPLNRLLTVLQSFRELRYRDRALFTSISDYIASTVDIWSQKEVILFLSVFESLAFCPAALMAAFAEKVITNPDALTLKDLLCVLKVYSSLNCDLQQNREQFLQSVSQAVDAYLPKMSAYDLLKTCYYLCLLGHFPSAPLEKLLQGSTLEVLRSRAEKQHRRQEHMFQTVHLCLHLDQPVLPRPLSVPPPMLGDVPANDPPVKLLQLLPQVLGDRADVALQEMVVAENLYFIDAVISKPVANQSEEACSQAEQTERIAVLCPAPSAFCFGTSTPRGPLAVKLRHLKVLGYFPILITEQELKSEEEAAELLRAQIFPGRQTLSSTTST